The Candidatus Wallbacteria bacterium genome contains a region encoding:
- a CDS encoding FlgD immunoglobulin-like domain containing protein: MSRFLSLVLILIFISTTTVWAYPTVSTYDNATPTDNDGFYHAGQNIRIKLLTTEKDTSNPPVLYQYGTCEVSDGSGVKRMTYVAHIGYSEFYYVWNTTSLAQGTYTIDSLYSTDEIRNQSVSQSSVILDNTKPTCTGVTSASGSVHANAPWGNETVTFTLNFSDTGGSGLDTTIAPTVKLGGVSGTVLTATTGWSGTSWTGSCSTAGLNGSCQIVATGVTDRAGNVMDTYNGSSYSVNTDLPTVSGVATVPAQPTTFYNGQSVTFNITFSEDMNQSVACSASFCGVALAGSWQDATHWSGSVTIPSGKSGSQALTITNAQDTMGNVMASDATHTFNVDSVKPTVTGVVATPNPPGGADASHPFTQCTITLALTFSKDMNGSVAPTVTLDGHSVSGSYSDTTHWSGNVTVTTFAVWGGLSARTLSISTAKDTVGNTMDTDTAHSYWVDASIGDADLDSVETYDSATPSDCDEKYHAGQQIVLYLHTKNDTTGGKATAEVREIAPSAGSAMVQTAMVASGPYGSSEYGYTTTWNTTGRESGTYRVYFYYGNGKNTTIDITLDATVPYCSAFLLRAKDTNHNSPFSDEVLCLKIYYKDDNIGGSTYSASPYNTGIDTSSVVVANLSGVGAITVTYFGTGTYNDGINNYTYNIWSGEITVPHDAFNGTSTLTVGGVKDIAGNARPNDTTTHVLDTSNPTVASVTPLPAAPFIGGASESFTIVFSDPNGTKMSTTAEMKVSLVFSSSPEILVNPSSGGWQADSLTWKGTAASAIPAGWNGDCKLLIIGARDQVWHWLEGKTLSTDTYETTFAVDTSQPTVEVSPTPPGPLHFGLTTFEVRFSDTMDIAIVPTITLNGQALTANPGWSGDKKKWNGQITIDESFNGTKELSVSGAKDTAGNLQTPDPATFQYSIDATPPTLEVVTTPSQPYHSLGVDLPADGPFILNQKVTFEIVFTEIMKTSETLTVKFGGKTVVAVGANKGWTTSETSWIGVYTIESSLGDGTKELSISGAHDKNGNPLETDPDTSHKYPVDVTKPIISSIKPTSPDWFRSGEIVTFGITFTEAMTTESTLTPPLPLTPEVFLLQINPKATLEVKDNIIWSDDCKTWTGSVTIDGTIFTSEATLSLEVMLGHDAAGNTMEINLSKLFYTDFKSPTLEIAMTGEDLIYKNTDTMHFWASSEAHLRSVEVANFTVNSNGPDSKQTDTIELAESPLGIYKGTLTIHSTNTATTGSHEVQFYGFDTAENLTMKTLEVYLDNIAPIVAPDTWAVSVTPSISGNILTQETAVFTIYFYDSSEAADTVEYGMDYTRVPTVMLGSYTLTNKGYTAEVINGHVYEKYTGELSIVPSMQGNLALQISRAYDVAGNVMTAVTSGYTYEVNIGAPTVSTFKMYHNGRLLNNSLDYIGIGKLTAEIIFSDTMETSFTPEISIDDGLSVVRFSTSEGTFVTTARLNDTYRSGTVETTAPVYTLAAGAVTVEVANAYDKALNKMVTTDYKGFIFDNIRPTLETVVYDKNNRLIYLTFSENIRSSATPASVNPNLHLFYDTKNVDIFAGTSTKFQGYTISNRTMTVTLKQALADATYEIVVGDTTSVSVTDMAWNTLDTSDVSLYKKEIDFKAPVLSSFVIKDYYDPANPSLCHNIDSVNWFLKYHTNDLVHSNADSVEADFVIYEPDQFDTTSTRLYWKDAFGESNSLSASLMSFSGNQGTISVTVKAVNLAAGCGNIGRSGIVKFWVTGSDTIGNPFSFGNSETSPAATAEVRWLQPVTTLEAEVNPRIVYPGRDFQMKVSLAPKFNFYDSGIEKLIINNLPSTPSNFSMDYIDQASVTHPLTISVDLTTPTSATLSLYGGNNLDAADLVKTLEVFFTVTAKSAVDAPAGVTVEVKADNVTTSSYSGGYTNPSCEVKAVAGEIDGVDNDGNTPIYIFSRLNIQTRKPADSAVAEINPYLVWPNRTSAEVTYYIYPTISITNNAWVNRAVILLDGLKIKGTKEIRIGGTLVGGSSWSGLSCTWETSAYNSTAELIFSDSEPLKLSQTIEATFYVDSGPENLTGKAQKSWIDFCYPGMNYPQINMQTAVGNADSNPNNANTQTLYIMQSAGGGSLALTPTVMTPDPYRVNKIDLTATVSPLIPAGSPGINFFRLYFVSPQDPDSFEAFSLTSVKVASQTVGFSYNSAQFPGAHTIEITLDNAVSVSQMPVEIAFKMLATRGEVTGELVCGIANSQNMEFVPAGTVEIKSGYPANSTAMTTLEVLMDGVPTGKFNVSTDSDVTLRYTTTLEVDALNTGVDRLLMILPSNNKLSSPVLNQLIVDSSTVEVLSASVSGSTMEIRLKNAITTSTLRKATVEIYFSGHTTSTANDVLPFNLYVDNVQASSPVPCVYNGLFVQQQLNTKRLVTNLAYSVTPNLVAPLDAISYHHYQVQVDATLTGGSDAGIQKFKLSLPNHLNLTVEAIAVSGIGTDSVAIINSKEVTLTTPITDSRIVTINFKAQPPRTGGISVLDYPTGQTLSLWVDNPSIISPKLVTNIRSGGSSNIAVAGVIAGGTLEINNPYNTAAPANITVNSREIVTLTFKPSIPVTHAGIKSFKIYTSNATMGTTEITIAINGVNLNTIYSGTPAAGEALASASGNTLEITLGSVYGSTYSDRLFQVWFPITALAQGQFNFAADVYNSGITGSLPVTISVPGDVDPNYSNNSNSLKGVKSIIKPNTAYAWITPGYALTTQTKTYTYYISFDANPGSSFAGIDSVEITIPSQFTYQSSPAPTVAVYRNSLHDNYYDPVSPPVYNSSSHTLSFKTGDFMTGATFEVQTTITLVAPSQKYASLDFPSQIRNSGDTISVIAPQAKDYNGDGTTDRTVKVSANATSVMAEVTPNTVPLSADITFNLAILPTVQSNDNGLNKIIVTPASTYHFKAASSSEVISYLSVGSTQYTYVTSEAALTGHTYVVNYQSGRGSFEILLGDTLESTSASVVRIIFAMSTPSAIDAPSGTALGVLLDNKNYPASISAASGDVVNYISSNSLRIVANVTQIISVDSIVQATYSKKWKVQLKVRFSSDMDTSQTPSILFASSAHSGTRYPLTQISYNGNLYVGEGTINYSDTTFGGSIEIYGSNCKDVYGNLNNLQFTSNLHPGFAIGYFFAPLVNDQLMLVCQPSETLKSASIPEIWVTQNNKESVKVTLSQLTGSYYKGTLKVSTEDYYLGDGVIAASGIDHDDLAGSTEVSFTVVKTRATGGSLSSPDRLAGLTYPARAFKDQTLLFLLPQGGVSSDPAKLSAPSSTDGELVSVSPTYLIGNGLKPELPLIFSLNQQPVEKAGLFYLDLNGKWKWLHEKVSGSTITAEVGYLSSIGYFQDNTPPSLSQDGELKEFVTGLSVLKFKISDNGVGIDPGSISLTADNLPLKPSYNSETGILTLDSEGMTLKSGDYSLSLKVRDLFGNESVVKAPLRVAAGFTLSKVYMVPNPAGDVTMIHYTLGAAADSVTIKIYDASGKRVKTFSGDITAGSNFMTWDLRNSSGRKVSNGTYLIKLEAVSGEQRLQASAKLAVLQ, translated from the coding sequence ATGAGCAGATTTCTGTCCCTTGTTTTGATTCTGATATTTATTTCTACAACCACTGTCTGGGCCTATCCTACGGTGTCCACCTATGATAATGCTACCCCGACAGATAATGACGGATTTTATCATGCAGGACAAAACATCCGCATCAAGCTGCTCACAACCGAAAAAGACACCTCAAATCCGCCTGTTCTTTATCAATATGGCACCTGCGAAGTATCTGATGGAAGTGGCGTAAAAAGAATGACTTATGTCGCACATATCGGATACAGTGAATTTTATTATGTCTGGAATACCACAAGCCTAGCTCAGGGAACATATACGATTGATTCATTATACAGTACCGATGAAATCCGCAATCAGTCAGTATCTCAATCCAGTGTAATCCTAGATAATACAAAACCCACCTGCACTGGTGTCACATCAGCTTCAGGAAGCGTGCATGCAAATGCTCCCTGGGGCAATGAAACAGTCACCTTCACGCTCAATTTCAGCGACACAGGCGGCTCAGGCCTTGATACAACCATTGCACCGACTGTTAAATTAGGTGGAGTAAGTGGCACAGTACTTACAGCCACCACTGGCTGGTCTGGCACATCCTGGACAGGCAGCTGCAGCACAGCCGGCTTGAATGGTTCCTGCCAGATAGTAGCCACCGGCGTGACTGATAGAGCAGGCAATGTGATGGATACATACAATGGGTCGTCATATTCTGTAAATACCGATCTTCCAACTGTAAGCGGCGTGGCTACTGTCCCGGCCCAGCCCACCACTTTTTACAACGGACAGAGCGTGACTTTCAATATCACCTTCAGCGAAGACATGAATCAGAGTGTAGCCTGTAGCGCTTCTTTCTGCGGAGTTGCATTGGCCGGATCCTGGCAGGACGCCACGCACTGGAGCGGAAGTGTGACTATTCCCTCTGGAAAAAGTGGTTCCCAGGCTCTCACTATCACCAATGCCCAGGATACGATGGGCAATGTGATGGCATCTGATGCCACCCACACTTTCAACGTGGATTCTGTCAAGCCAACAGTAACCGGTGTTGTTGCAACCCCGAATCCTCCTGGAGGAGCTGATGCCTCTCATCCTTTTACCCAATGCACAATCACACTGGCACTGACTTTTTCAAAAGATATGAATGGCAGTGTCGCTCCGACCGTCACACTGGACGGACATTCAGTGAGCGGAAGCTATTCGGATACCACACATTGGAGCGGCAATGTCACTGTCACAACCTTTGCCGTCTGGGGCGGACTGTCTGCGCGTACGCTCTCAATTTCAACCGCCAAAGACACTGTCGGCAACACAATGGATACAGATACGGCTCATTCATACTGGGTGGACGCCAGTATCGGAGATGCTGATCTGGACAGCGTGGAAACCTATGATTCTGCTACCCCTTCTGACTGCGACGAAAAATACCATGCAGGCCAGCAGATTGTGCTTTATCTGCATACTAAAAACGATACCACTGGCGGAAAGGCGACAGCAGAGGTAAGAGAAATAGCCCCATCGGCAGGATCGGCAATGGTTCAAACAGCCATGGTTGCAAGCGGACCATACGGCTCCAGCGAATACGGCTATACTACCACCTGGAACACTACAGGCAGGGAAAGCGGAACTTACAGAGTTTACTTTTACTATGGAAACGGTAAGAACACCACTATCGACATCACTCTTGACGCCACTGTCCCTTATTGCTCAGCCTTCCTCCTCAGAGCAAAAGACACAAATCACAATTCGCCATTCAGCGATGAAGTGCTCTGCCTGAAAATCTATTACAAAGACGACAATATCGGCGGATCTACTTACAGTGCAAGCCCGTACAACACCGGGATCGACACTTCTTCAGTGGTAGTAGCGAATCTTTCAGGTGTAGGCGCGATCACTGTTACCTACTTCGGAACAGGAACATACAATGACGGGATCAATAACTATACTTACAATATCTGGTCAGGAGAAATCACAGTCCCGCATGACGCATTTAACGGAACTTCCACGTTAACCGTAGGAGGAGTCAAAGATATAGCAGGAAATGCCAGGCCAAATGATACCACTACGCATGTGCTCGACACCTCTAATCCTACAGTGGCAAGCGTCACACCTCTTCCGGCAGCACCTTTCATCGGGGGAGCATCGGAATCTTTCACCATAGTTTTCAGCGATCCCAATGGGACAAAAATGAGTACAACTGCTGAAATGAAAGTATCGCTCGTATTCAGCAGCAGCCCTGAGATTTTAGTAAATCCGTCCAGCGGAGGCTGGCAGGCTGACAGTCTTACCTGGAAAGGGACAGCCGCATCAGCCATACCTGCAGGCTGGAACGGAGACTGCAAACTGCTGATCATCGGCGCACGCGACCAGGTCTGGCACTGGCTGGAAGGAAAAACTCTTTCCACAGACACATATGAAACCACTTTCGCAGTCGATACCAGTCAGCCTACAGTGGAAGTCTCGCCGACTCCTCCAGGTCCGCTGCATTTCGGGCTGACGACTTTTGAAGTCCGGTTCAGCGATACCATGGATATAGCGATTGTGCCTACAATTACACTGAACGGGCAAGCCCTGACCGCCAATCCGGGCTGGTCTGGAGATAAAAAGAAATGGAACGGTCAGATCACGATTGACGAAAGTTTCAATGGCACCAAGGAACTCTCGGTTTCCGGCGCTAAGGACACAGCAGGCAATCTGCAGACCCCTGATCCTGCGACTTTCCAATATTCCATTGACGCTACCCCTCCTACATTAGAAGTTGTTACAACTCCCTCACAGCCATATCATTCTCTTGGAGTAGATCTGCCTGCTGACGGGCCTTTCATTCTCAACCAGAAAGTCACCTTTGAAATAGTTTTCACTGAAATCATGAAAACCAGCGAAACCCTGACTGTGAAATTCGGCGGTAAAACCGTAGTTGCTGTCGGTGCAAACAAAGGCTGGACCACTTCCGAGACTTCCTGGATCGGAGTCTATACGATCGAAAGCTCGCTCGGCGACGGCACCAAAGAGCTGTCGATCTCAGGAGCTCACGACAAAAACGGGAACCCGTTGGAAACTGATCCGGACACATCACATAAGTATCCAGTGGATGTTACAAAACCAATAATCTCCAGCATCAAACCGACTTCTCCGGACTGGTTCCGTTCCGGTGAAATAGTGACTTTCGGTATCACTTTCACAGAAGCTATGACTACAGAAAGTACACTGACGCCACCGCTTCCTTTGACGCCTGAAGTATTTCTGCTTCAAATCAATCCCAAGGCGACCCTGGAAGTGAAAGACAACATCATCTGGAGCGACGACTGCAAAACCTGGACAGGAAGCGTTACGATCGACGGTACCATCTTTACTTCCGAAGCCACGCTTTCCCTGGAAGTGATGCTCGGTCACGACGCTGCAGGCAATACCATGGAAATCAATCTGTCCAAACTCTTTTACACAGATTTCAAATCTCCAACCCTGGAAATCGCTATGACAGGCGAGGATCTTATTTACAAAAATACGGACACCATGCATTTCTGGGCCAGCAGCGAAGCGCACCTGAGATCAGTGGAAGTCGCCAACTTCACTGTCAATTCCAATGGGCCGGACAGCAAGCAGACAGACACGATTGAGCTGGCCGAGAGCCCGCTTGGGATTTACAAGGGCACATTGACGATCCATTCGACCAATACAGCGACCACAGGCTCGCACGAAGTGCAGTTCTATGGTTTTGATACAGCTGAAAACCTGACAATGAAAACTCTGGAAGTCTATCTGGACAATATTGCTCCCATAGTAGCTCCCGACACCTGGGCTGTGTCAGTCACACCTTCCATTTCCGGCAACATTCTGACCCAGGAGACTGCAGTCTTCACCATCTATTTCTATGACTCTTCAGAAGCAGCAGATACAGTCGAATATGGAATGGATTACACAAGAGTGCCGACTGTGATGCTTGGAAGTTATACGCTTACCAACAAAGGCTATACTGCTGAAGTCATCAATGGCCATGTCTATGAAAAATATACGGGTGAGCTGAGCATAGTGCCTTCAATGCAGGGCAACCTGGCGTTGCAGATCTCCAGAGCCTATGACGTGGCAGGCAATGTGATGACTGCAGTCACCTCAGGTTACACTTATGAAGTGAACATTGGTGCTCCGACAGTCTCTACCTTCAAGATGTACCACAACGGCCGTCTGCTCAATAACTCGCTGGATTACATCGGAATCGGGAAACTGACTGCAGAAATAATCTTTTCTGATACCATGGAAACGAGTTTTACCCCTGAAATTTCCATTGACGACGGCCTCAGCGTGGTCCGGTTCTCAACATCCGAAGGAACATTTGTCACTACCGCCCGCTTGAACGACACTTACCGCTCCGGAACCGTTGAAACAACTGCTCCGGTCTACACGCTTGCAGCAGGCGCCGTGACAGTCGAGGTCGCCAATGCGTATGACAAAGCCTTGAACAAAATGGTGACTACAGACTACAAAGGTTTCATCTTCGACAACATCCGTCCCACCCTGGAGACAGTTGTCTATGACAAGAACAACAGGCTGATTTACCTCACTTTCAGCGAAAATATACGCAGCTCAGCCACACCGGCGTCCGTCAATCCCAACCTGCATCTTTTCTATGACACAAAGAATGTGGACATCTTTGCAGGTACTTCCACAAAATTCCAGGGTTATACCATCAGCAACCGGACCATGACTGTTACCTTGAAACAGGCTCTTGCAGACGCCACTTATGAAATCGTGGTGGGAGACACCACATCAGTATCTGTTACAGACATGGCCTGGAACACACTGGACACTTCAGACGTTTCCCTTTACAAGAAGGAAATCGACTTCAAGGCTCCTGTGCTCAGCAGCTTCGTGATCAAGGATTACTATGATCCTGCTAATCCGAGCTTGTGCCACAACATAGATTCTGTAAACTGGTTTTTAAAATACCATACCAACGACCTTGTGCACAGCAATGCAGACAGTGTGGAAGCGGACTTTGTGATCTATGAACCTGATCAGTTTGACACCACTTCGACCAGACTTTACTGGAAAGATGCGTTCGGAGAGTCCAATTCACTTTCCGCGTCCCTGATGTCATTTTCAGGCAATCAGGGGACGATTTCAGTGACTGTCAAAGCCGTGAATCTGGCTGCGGGTTGCGGTAATATCGGCAGATCCGGGATAGTAAAGTTCTGGGTCACAGGCAGCGACACCATTGGAAATCCCTTCTCATTCGGCAACAGTGAAACCAGCCCTGCAGCCACGGCTGAGGTGCGCTGGCTCCAGCCTGTCACTACCCTGGAAGCTGAAGTCAACCCGCGTATCGTTTACCCTGGACGCGATTTCCAGATGAAAGTGTCCTTAGCACCGAAATTCAACTTTTACGACTCAGGCATTGAAAAACTGATCATCAATAACCTGCCGTCCACCCCCAGCAATTTCAGCATGGATTACATAGACCAGGCAAGCGTTACACATCCGCTCACAATTTCAGTGGACCTGACTACTCCCACATCAGCAACCTTGTCGCTGTATGGCGGAAACAACCTGGATGCAGCAGACCTGGTCAAGACTCTGGAAGTATTCTTCACAGTCACTGCGAAGAGCGCTGTAGACGCGCCTGCAGGAGTTACTGTGGAAGTAAAGGCCGACAATGTCACTACTTCATCCTATTCTGGAGGTTATACTAATCCCAGCTGTGAAGTAAAGGCAGTCGCAGGTGAAATCGACGGCGTAGACAATGACGGTAACACCCCTATCTATATTTTCAGCAGGCTGAACATTCAGACCAGGAAACCGGCAGACTCGGCAGTGGCTGAAATCAACCCCTATCTCGTCTGGCCCAACCGGACTTCTGCAGAAGTCACTTATTACATCTATCCGACCATCAGCATCACCAACAATGCCTGGGTCAACAGGGCTGTAATCCTGCTGGACGGGCTTAAAATCAAGGGCACTAAGGAAATCAGAATCGGAGGAACACTGGTTGGAGGAAGCAGCTGGAGCGGCCTGAGCTGCACCTGGGAAACCAGCGCCTATAATTCCACTGCGGAATTGATTTTCTCGGATTCGGAACCTCTCAAGCTCTCGCAGACCATTGAGGCCACTTTCTATGTGGACAGCGGCCCTGAAAACCTGACTGGCAAGGCTCAGAAATCCTGGATCGACTTCTGCTATCCAGGCATGAATTATCCTCAGATCAACATGCAGACTGCGGTCGGCAACGCTGACTCCAATCCGAATAATGCCAACACGCAGACTCTCTATATCATGCAGTCTGCAGGCGGAGGCTCACTCGCACTCACTCCAACAGTGATGACTCCTGATCCCTACAGAGTCAATAAAATCGATCTCACGGCTACTGTAAGCCCGCTGATCCCTGCAGGCAGCCCGGGTATCAACTTCTTCCGCCTCTACTTCGTTTCCCCGCAGGACCCGGACTCATTCGAAGCATTCTCCCTGACCAGCGTCAAGGTCGCCAGCCAGACTGTTGGATTCAGTTACAACAGCGCTCAGTTCCCGGGTGCACATACCATAGAAATCACGCTGGACAACGCAGTCTCAGTCAGCCAGATGCCGGTTGAAATCGCCTTTAAAATGCTCGCCACCAGAGGTGAGGTCACAGGCGAGCTGGTCTGCGGCATCGCCAATTCCCAGAATATGGAATTCGTCCCTGCAGGCACAGTTGAGATCAAGTCCGGCTATCCGGCCAATTCCACTGCCATGACGACACTGGAAGTGCTGATGGACGGAGTCCCGACCGGAAAATTCAATGTATCCACCGACAGCGACGTAACTCTCAGGTATACCACGACTCTGGAAGTCGATGCTCTCAATACAGGAGTCGACAGATTACTCATGATCCTCCCTTCCAATAATAAACTGAGTTCTCCGGTCCTGAATCAGCTGATCGTTGATTCGTCCACTGTAGAAGTGCTGAGCGCTTCAGTCAGCGGTTCCACAATGGAAATCAGGCTTAAGAATGCCATCACCACCAGCACACTCAGGAAAGCCACAGTGGAAATCTATTTCAGCGGCCATACCACATCCACAGCCAACGATGTCCTGCCTTTCAACCTGTATGTAGACAATGTCCAGGCTTCCAGCCCTGTCCCCTGCGTTTATAACGGACTCTTTGTCCAGCAGCAGTTGAACACAAAACGCCTGGTAACCAACCTGGCTTATTCAGTCACACCAAATCTGGTAGCTCCGCTGGACGCCATTTCCTATCATCACTATCAGGTGCAGGTCGACGCCACCCTTACCGGAGGCAGCGATGCAGGTATTCAGAAGTTCAAGCTGTCTCTGCCCAATCATCTGAATCTTACGGTTGAGGCCATAGCGGTAAGCGGAATCGGGACAGACTCTGTGGCAATCATCAACAGCAAGGAAGTCACCCTCACTACACCTATCACGGACAGCCGTATCGTCACCATCAATTTCAAGGCTCAGCCTCCCAGAACCGGAGGAATTTCTGTGCTCGACTACCCGACGGGCCAGACTCTCTCTCTCTGGGTCGATAATCCTTCCATCATCTCTCCTAAACTCGTCACAAACATCCGTTCAGGAGGCAGCAGCAACATCGCTGTAGCGGGAGTAATCGCAGGCGGAACCCTGGAAATCAACAATCCATATAACACAGCCGCCCCTGCAAACATCACGGTCAACAGCAGGGAAATAGTGACCCTGACTTTCAAGCCCTCCATCCCTGTCACCCATGCCGGCATCAAGAGCTTCAAAATCTATACTTCCAATGCAACCATGGGAACTACCGAGATTACTATAGCAATCAATGGAGTCAACCTCAACACAATCTATTCCGGTACACCTGCAGCCGGTGAAGCTCTGGCATCCGCAAGCGGAAACACGCTGGAAATTACACTGGGCTCTGTTTACGGCTCAACTTACAGCGACCGCCTTTTCCAGGTCTGGTTCCCGATTACTGCACTGGCACAGGGCCAGTTCAATTTCGCAGCTGATGTTTACAACAGCGGGATCACCGGATCTCTGCCAGTCACAATCAGCGTGCCAGGCGACGTAGACCCGAATTATTCCAACAACAGCAACAGCCTGAAAGGCGTGAAATCAATCATTAAGCCCAACACTGCCTATGCCTGGATCACGCCGGGTTATGCCCTGACTACTCAAACGAAGACCTATACCTACTATATCAGTTTCGACGCAAATCCCGGCTCATCCTTTGCAGGCATCGATTCCGTGGAAATCACTATCCCGTCTCAGTTCACTTATCAGAGCAGTCCGGCACCGACTGTCGCGGTCTATAGAAACTCCCTGCATGACAATTACTATGACCCGGTCTCACCCCCGGTTTATAACTCTTCCAGCCATACCCTGAGCTTCAAAACAGGTGATTTCATGACCGGCGCTACTTTCGAAGTTCAAACAACCATCACCCTGGTCGCTCCTTCTCAGAAGTATGCAAGTCTCGACTTCCCATCCCAGATCAGGAACTCAGGAGACACGATTTCAGTGATCGCCCCGCAAGCCAAGGATTATAACGGTGACGGAACAACAGACCGGACTGTCAAGGTTTCGGCCAATGCGACAAGCGTAATGGCAGAGGTGACACCAAACACTGTCCCGCTTTCTGCGGATATCACCTTCAATCTGGCAATTCTACCCACGGTTCAGAGCAATGACAACGGACTCAACAAGATAATCGTCACTCCTGCCAGTACTTATCATTTCAAAGCCGCTTCCTCATCGGAAGTGATCTCCTATCTGAGCGTAGGCTCGACCCAGTACACCTATGTCACCAGTGAAGCGGCTCTTACCGGGCACACATACGTGGTCAACTACCAGAGCGGCCGGGGCAGCTTCGAAATCCTGCTGGGCGATACCCTTGAGAGCACATCAGCCTCAGTTGTCAGAATTATCTTCGCCATGAGCACGCCTTCCGCAATCGACGCTCCCTCAGGTACCGCACTGGGAGTCCTGCTGGATAATAAAAACTATCCGGCGTCTATCAGTGCAGCCTCTGGCGATGTGGTCAATTACATCTCCTCCAACAGCCTGAGAATCGTAGCCAATGTAACTCAGATCATTTCCGTAGATTCGATCGTGCAGGCCACCTATAGCAAGAAATGGAAGGTCCAGTTAAAAGTGCGCTTCAGTTCAGACATGGACACTTCTCAAACACCTTCGATCCTGTTCGCTTCATCGGCCCATTCCGGTACCAGATACCCGCTGACTCAGATCAGCTACAACGGAAATCTCTATGTGGGCGAAGGCACAATCAATTACAGCGACACCACATTCGGCGGCAGCATAGAAATCTATGGCAGCAATTGCAAGGATGTGTATGGCAATCTCAATAATCTGCAATTCACCTCCAACCTGCACCCAGGCTTTGCCATAGGTTACTTCTTCGCCCCTCTGGTCAACGACCAGCTGATGCTGGTCTGCCAGCCTTCAGAAACCCTTAAATCCGCTTCAATTCCGGAAATCTGGGTCACCCAGAACAACAAAGAATCGGTCAAGGTCACTCTTTCCCAGTTGACAGGATCTTATTACAAAGGAACGCTGAAAGTCAGCACCGAGGATTATTACCTTGGAGACGGCGTGATTGCAGCTTCAGGCATTGACCACGATGATCTCGCAGGCAGTACTGAGGTTTCGTTCACTGTCGTCAAGACCAGAGCGACCGGCGGAAGCCTGAGCTCCCCTGACCGCCTGGCAGGCCTGACCTATCCGGCAAGGGCTTTCAAGGATCAGACGCTCCTGTTCCTGCTTCCTCAGGGGGGAGTCTCCTCTGATCCCGCCAAACTTTCCGCTCCTTCCAGCACAGACGGCGAACTGGTATCAGTCAGTCCAACCTACCTGATCGGCAACGGACTGAAACCGGAACTGCCGCTCATCTTTTCGCTTAACCAGCAGCCTGTTGAGAAAGCTGGACTGTTCTACCTGGATCTCAATGGAAAATGGAAATGGCTGCATGAAAAAGTTTCCGGCAGCACAATCACCGCTGAAGTCGGATATCTGTCGTCTATCGGATATTTCCAGGACAATACTCCTCCGTCACTGTCGCAGGATGGTGAATTAAAGGAGTTCGTCACCGGACTTTCAGTGTTGAAATTCAAGATCTCTGACAACGGTGTCGGCATCGACCCGGGTTCCATCAGCCTGACGGCGGACAACCTGCCGCTGAAGCCTTCCTACAACTCTGAAACAGGCATCCTGACTCTCGACTCGGAAGGCATGACATTGAAGAGCGGAGATTACAGCCTGTCACTGAAAGTCAGAGACCTGTTCGGGAACGAGAGCGTTGTCAAAGCTCCACTGCGGGTCGCCGCAGGATTCACCCTGAGCAAAGTTTACATGGTACCCAATCCCGCGGGTGACGTCACGATGATTCACTACACACTCGGCGCAGCTGCTGATTCTGTAACCATCAAAATATACGATGCTTCAGGCAAAAGAGTAAAGACCTTCAGCGGAGACATCACCGCAGGTTCAAACTTCATGACCTGGGATCTGCGAAACAGCAGTGGAAGAAAAGTGTCCAACGGCACTTATCTGATCAAGCTTGAAGCTGTTTCTGGTGAACAGCGCCTTCAGGCGAGCGCTAAATTGGCAGTATTGCAATAA
- a CDS encoding type II secretion system protein gives MRGFTLIEVLISFAIVSIIFGSVVGVFRNFMYTRGKNDDMMRYSQEIQFLEKQIYLDCIRISPALRLNTSGDLFVAGEETDQPIPEEILLYDTDANTQNGYEVMRMFLGTLSALDRREKVEYSFKQETGKLIRKSGSKSYTLGENLTEFHFFPLKRGLKLTGKEKKGKTVEDFSTAFSFLDGFVRIEPGGEYTE, from the coding sequence ATGAGAGGTTTTACCCTGATCGAGGTTTTGATCTCTTTTGCGATAGTCAGCATTATCTTCGGATCAGTAGTTGGCGTGTTCAGAAATTTCATGTACACCCGGGGGAAGAACGATGACATGATGCGATACAGCCAGGAAATCCAGTTCCTGGAAAAGCAGATCTATCTGGACTGCATCAGAATTTCGCCTGCACTCAGGCTTAATACTAGCGGTGATCTCTTTGTGGCTGGAGAAGAAACCGACCAGCCGATTCCTGAAGAAATTCTTCTCTATGACACTGACGCCAACACGCAGAATGGTTATGAAGTGATGAGGATGTTTCTAGGAACGCTCAGCGCCCTGGACAGGAGAGAAAAAGTGGAATATTCCTTCAAGCAGGAAACCGGCAAATTGATTCGCAAATCAGGCAGCAAGAGTTACACTCTGGGGGAAAATCTTACTGAGTTCCACTTTTTTCCGCTGAAGCGGGGATTGAAACTTACCGGCAAGGAAAAAAAAGGCAAGACAGTCGAGGATTTTTCCACTGCCTTTTCTTTTCTGGACGGTTTTGTCAGGATCGAACCAGGGGGAGAATACACGGAATGA